From Vitis vinifera cultivar Pinot Noir 40024 chromosome 14, ASM3070453v1, a single genomic window includes:
- the LOC100246404 gene encoding glutamine synthetase cytosolic isozyme 2 (The RefSeq protein has 4 substitutions compared to this genomic sequence) produces MALLSDLINLNLSDVTEKIIAEYIWIGGSGMDLRSKARTLSGPVSDPHKLPKWNYDGSSTGQAPGEDSEVILYPQAIFKDPFRRGNNILVMCDTYTPAGEPIPTNKRHNAAKIFSHPEVLAEETWYGIEQEYTLLQNSVKWPIGWPVGGYPGPQGPYYCGIGADKAFGRDIVDSHYKACLYAGINISGINGEVMPGQWEFQVGPAVGISAGDELWVARYILERITEIAGVVVSFDPKPIQGDWNGAGAHTNYSTKSMRNDGGYEIIKKAIEKLGLRHKEHIAAYGEGNERRLTGRHETADINTFLWGVANRGASIRVGRDTEKEGKGYFEDRRPASNMDPYVVTSMIAESTILWKP; encoded by the exons ATGGCTCTGCTTTCAGATCTCATCAACTTGAACCTCTCTGATGTCACTGAGAAAATTATTGCCGAGTACATATG GATCGGCGGATCCGGAATGGACCTCAGAAGTAAAGcgaga ACGCTATCAGGGCCCGTTAGCGACCCCCACAAGCTACCCAAATGGAATTATGACGGATCCAGCACAGGCCAAGCCCCTGGAGAGGACAGTGAAGTGATCCTATA CCCTCAAGCAATTTTCAAGGACCCATTCAGGAGAGGCAACAATATTCTT GTCATGTGTGATGCTTACACTCCTGCTGGGGAACCCATTCCAACCAACAAGAGGCATAACGCAGCTAAAATATTTAGCCATCCTGATGTCCTTGctgaagaaacttg GTATGGTATTGAGCAGGAGTACACCTTGTTGCAAAACTCGGTTAAATGGCCCATTGGCTGGCCTGTGGGAGGTTATCCCGGCCCCCAG GGACCATACTACTGCGGTATTGGTGCTGACAAAGCCTTTGGGCGGGACATTGTTGATTCTCATTACAAGGCATGCCTTTATGCTGGAATCAACATTAGTGGCATCAATGGTGAAGTTATGCCAGGACAG TGGGAGTTTCAAGTAGGCCCTTCAGTCGGCATCTCTGCTGGGGATGAATTGTGGGTTGCTCGGTACATTCTAGAG AGGATTACAGAGATTGCTGGAGTGGTGGTTTCCTTTGATCCCAAACCCATTCAG GGTGACTGGAATGGTGCCGGCGCTCACACAAATTACAG CACTAAGTCCATGAGAAATGATGGAGGTTATGAGATCATCAAGAAAGCAATCGAAAAACTTGGGCTGAGGCACAAAGAACACATTGCTGCATACGGAGAAGGCAACGAGCGCAGACTCACAGGACGACATGAAACTGCTGACATTAACACATTCTtatgg GGCGTCGCAAACCGAGGGGCATCCATCCGAGTAGGCAGAGACACAGAGAAGGAAGGTAAAGGGTATTTTGAGGACAGAAGGCCTGCTTCCAACATGGATCCATATGTGGTGACTTCCATGATCGCGGAGACCACCATCCTATGGAAGCCATAA